AACAATCGCACCACCTGCAAGGGGCTCTTGTGGGAATTCTAGGAAATAATCCCCATGAAGTGCATGAGAGAGGCAGGCACACAGCTAGACTATTGACGTGTGGGCTACTAATATgatttctctctgcctccctcaccCACCTTTCCTTTGCACCCCACCCCAGTTAGGAGCTCTGGGCAGTGCCTCCTATAGGTCAGTATGTGTTTTCTAGGTCCCACCGCTCAGCGGCAGCTCCACCCACTGTCCCAGACAGCACAGGGAAAAGGCCAGGGATGGACAGGCAGAACTGGGAACTTTCTTAGGAGGGGACAACAGGGCCTGGGACCATGTTTACCCCTGCCCCCTCTAAGGCTGCATCCTCTCTTAGGTGGGACACACAAAGGGCAGTGTCCCCCGGGCATCAGTGCTCTGACGGCAGAGCCAAGCGAATGTCCCCTTAGGGCCTGCCGATGTGCTGGGGAAACGTGGTTCCCCACCCATGAGGCTGCTGCTTGCTCCAAGCCTGGGTGCCATGGCCAAGATGGCTCTACCTGGCTGCCAGGGTCACAGAGCAGAGGATTCAGATGTCTCACTTCCTGAGGGGCTCCAGGCCAGGCCCTGGCAACACAGCTGTGAACAGCCATgtggttcctgccctcatggagctcacagcCCTGTGTGCAAAGCAGGCAATCAGGGCCTAAGCATGGGGTGCGAAACCCAGAGTGGGCAGAAGAGGACGGGCTGGGCACCAGAGAGGACTTCCCAGAGGAAGAGGCACTGAAGGGAAGGGCTCGGATGGGAAGAAAAGGGGTTCCAGGCAGAGGCCACAGCCTGGGCAAGGGCCTGGGAGAGAAAAGTGGTGGGTTCAAGGAGCTGCAGGCTTCCTCGCCCACCTCCCCCCACAGGTGAGATTTATCGCTCAAGGCCACATACGCCATCTCACGTGGTCCCCGCTGCCACCTGGAGAGGTCAGAGGGCAGGAACTCTTACTCCCAATTCACACTGGGACAATTCCCAGCTGGACTAGAACCCCGATCTCCTGACTCCTGGCTCAGGTGAGAGTCAACATGCAAGGCTGGGCCCACAGCAGCCCTGGCATTTGACCAGCAGCCAGGTAGGCCCAATTTTCATCACCTGcctttaacagatgaagaaattgaggcttaggGAGAGCACAACACCCCTCAACTGCCGCAGTTTTTGTCTGTCTGGGGGCCCTAGGACAAGCCTGAGGTGCGGAAAAGCCCTCCCTGGGTGGGGCAAGAAACAGAGCTGGGAACAGGGGTGACTTGGggtgaaggaaggaggggagcgGGGATGGGTTTTGGAAATCCACACTGGGCAGGGAAAGGCGAAGGAATGTGGGTGAGACGGGGTGCGCCAGTCCCGAGAGGGGCCCAGGGCCTCAGGCAGCCCCCTCCCTCCTTGCCTCCCAGGTGAGACCCTAACTTCGCGGAAGACGACACCCCTCAGCTGGGCGGGGAGGAGGGCCACCGCCTCCTGGCCGCCCAATCAGAGACATTCCCAGTCTGATGGCGGAGGCCGCCAGGGCCAAGGGCTCCCAGGGCCTTCCCCGGGGAACCCCCGAGACCTGCCCCGGACTCGGAGGCCCACCGCGCATCGCCCGCCCCCAGCCTCATTAGCACCGACACCCGTCGTCCTCCCCTCGGTTTCCGATGGCTCCAGAATTTAAAGGTTAAATCCTAACCTCGTCTCAGCAGTTTCTCCCGGCTTTGCCTACCCAGCGCCAGTTGCTGGTAATTATATGCATCTCCGAGCAGCCAATCAGCTGTCAGACTGACAGATACTGATCTTTTCGTTTTATTTTTAGCTCTGTGCTTCCCCCTctagttgcaaaaaaaaattctgtttgttCTGTGTGCTGCTGCCTCGCTCCCAGCCCTGCAGCCGGCTCTCATCTCCGCCAGCCAGGCGGGAGCAGGCAGCCGCCGGGGCTGGAGCCTGCGGTCCCCGCCCGAAAGCGGGGAACAGAACGTGCCCGCCGCCCCCGAGCTGCGGACCGCCCTGCCCAGAGCAACCCCCGGGGCTGCcatggggaagggaggaggccGGGGCGCTGTGGGCACCTTGGATGCAAACACCCGAGGAGCTGTGCTCAGTCTTGGGGGCCACGCACGGGTGGAAGCAAGCCCGTACCTGCGGGCTGGGGGCTTggagagaaagacacacacagagacagcgAGAGACAGAGAGACGTACACAGGCAGAGACAAGCTAGACTGAGGGCGGAGGGGGAAAAAGACAAGCACTTCCCCCCTGGAAGCACTCGTCCCCCATCCCCCAGAACCGAACAGAAGGGGTCAGGAATGGCCTCAGCCCCGCCCTGGAGTGGGGCTCAGAGGGGAGTTTCCAGCCCCGGGCCCCCCAGAGCTCGGGCCGGGAACCTGGGCCTCCCCTCCCAGGTCTGCTGCCTCATCTGCCACGGAAGGGCGAGTGAAGTGCTCTTCAGGGTCATTTGTGAGTTGTTCTGGAAGGTTCTGTGGGCCTTCCTGGAGGCTGGCAGGTGTAGGGGCCTGGCCGGAGGGAGGCCGCTATTCATACAGCTTCTCTGGAGGGAGAGACAGCAACTGAGGGCCAGGGAAGCTCTTAGGTCCCAGTGAGTCTCCCAGACAGTGGAGGGGTCTGATCCAGGGGGGCCGGCGCTGAAGAGTGATGGGAATGATTGTGAAGTTTCCTTCCATCCTCGCGGCTCTCTACAATTTGCAAAGTGTTCCCTTTGCCCCAGTGGCCTCTCCTTCTGCCCCACAGTTAGCTCCAGAATGGAGTGAAATAGGGGTCTGGGAGGCCTGGTGAGGCTCACCTGTTTTCTGATGGGCCCTGGGGCCGGCGTCGGGGGAGTGTGGCCTAATGGTTCCGGCTTTGAGGTACAACTCACCTGGTTCAAGCCCCAGGGCTGCTGTTTACCAGCTCTGCGACCCTGAGTGGATGGCTCGAGCTCTCTTGGCCCCAGTGTCCCCACTGGGAAGGtgggcccccaccccaccctgcaccCCCACAGGGTGGCTCAGGGCCAGAAGTCACTCCGTCTGGGTGCTCCTCCCGGCCCCGGCCTCCACGGGCCCGGCACACTTGTGAGCAGGTATTATTAGCTTCTCCGTTTTgcggatggggaaactgaggttcatgTGACTCGTAATTGGCAGAACTGGGACTAGAAACACCCCCCCACTTTTGGCTTCCTTTTCTCTGACACCACAGATGGCGCgctgagaaaaaagagaagagcgGGAGAAGGGAATTAGGAGCccgagagagatggagggaggcagAAGCGCCGTGATCAATTACTTGGGctataaatttctgctgttttgcAAAGTGAGCACACAACCTCCGAGAGGCAGAGCTCCCTGGGCAGGCTCTGGAGAAACCAAACAGAGCCAAGCCCCGCAGCAGGCGCTTTTGATGGTGGGAACCGGGGAGGGAGAGGGGTCGAGCTCAAGGGTGGGTGGGACAAGCTGGGGGTGCAGCAGAGGGGGCCAGGGGAGGgccagaggagaggaaggaaaccCAAGTGTCAGTGAGCTTGGGAGCTGTGGGAGCCCCCTGGGGAGGGATCGGCCTCGTGCCTCCCCGGCATTCTCTCCCGCTGCTGGGGGTAGGAGAACCAGGCCTGGGCACAAGATCGTGGCCCCCTGCCACTGCATTCGAAGCTGGTACAGGGCCAGGGCGGGGGCGACAGGGGGCAGGAGGCCCTTTGAACCTCACCttccttatctgtcaaatggggatacTGATGACATCCATCCCCAGGGATTGGTATCTAGGGTATAAGTGGCTTAGCctggggcctggcacacagcaaggaGAGTTGTTGTTGTAAATTTTTTGGAAGATTACCAAGGGCAGAAGGGTTTGGTAACT
This portion of the Pan troglodytes isolate AG18354 chromosome 11, NHGRI_mPanTro3-v2.0_pri, whole genome shotgun sequence genome encodes:
- the LINC02913 gene encoding putative uncharacterized protein encoded by LINC02913, with the protein product MAYVALSDKSHLWGEVGEEACSSLNPPLFSPRPLPRLWPLPGTPFLPIRALPFSASSSGKSSLVPSPSSSAHSGFRTPCLGPDCLLCTQGCELHEGRNHMAVHSCVARAWPGAPQEVRHLNPLLCDPGSQVEPSWPWHPGLEQAAASWVGNHVSPAHRQALRGHSLGSAVRALMPGGHCPLCVPPKRGCSLRGGRGKHGPRPCCPLLRKFPVLPVHPWPFPCAVWDSGWSCR